Proteins encoded within one genomic window of Glycine soja cultivar W05 chromosome 1, ASM419377v2, whole genome shotgun sequence:
- the LOC114410543 gene encoding TMV resistance protein N-like, which produces MMPESDITLSSFRLRWDVFLSFRGTDTRDTFTMSLYHALHRRGLRVFRDDDGLERGDEIQKKLLEAIEDSAAAVVVLSPDYASSHWCLDELAKICKCGRLILPVFYWVDPSHVRKQKGPFEDSFGSHANKFPEESVQQWRDAMKKVGGIAGYVLDEKCDSEKSDKLIQHLVQILLKQMRNTPLNVAPYTVGLDDRVEELKKLLDVKSNDVRVLGLYGMGGVGKTTLAKSLFNSLVVHNFERRSFITNIRSQVSKHDGLVSLQNTIHGDLSGGKKDPINDVNDGISAIKRIVQENRVLLILDDVDEVEQLKFLMGEREWFYKGSRVVITTRDREVLTKAKSYVDKHYEVKELEFSPSMELFCYHAMRRKEPAEGFLDLAKQIVEKTGGLPLALEVFGSFLFDKRTMREWKDAVEKMKQISPSGIHDVLKISFDALDEQEKCIFLDIACLFVQMEMKREDVVDILNGCNFRGDIALTVLTARCLIKITGDGKLWMHDQVRDMGRQIVHSENLADPGLRSRLWDRDEILIVLKSMKGTRNVQGIVVDCVKRRMSTPRDRSADEITWENFRRKPSCKLALEYIKEKYKKYVRDREEKAKEVVLQAKNFESMVSLRLLQINYSRLEGQFRCLPAGLKWLQWKQCPLRYMPSSYSPLELAVMDLSESNIETLWGRSNNKVAEHLMVLNLSNCHRLTATPDLTGYLSLKKIVLEECSHLIRIHESLGNLSSLVHLNLRFCYNLVELPSDVSGMKHLEDLILSDCWKLKALPKDLSCMICLRQLLIDNTAVTELPESIFHLTKLENLSANGCNSLKRLPTCIGKLCSLQELSLNHTALEELPYSVGSLEKLEKLSLVGCKSLSVIPNSIGNLISLAQLFFDISGIKELPASIGSLSYLRKLSVGGCTSLDKLPVSIEALVSIVELQLDGTKITTLPDQIGAMQMLEKLEMKNCENLRFLPVSFGCLSALTSLDLHETNITELPESIGMLENLIRLRLDMCKQLQRLPDSFGNLKSLQWLQMKETTLTHLPDSFGMLTSLVKLDMERRLYLNGATGAIIPNKQEPNSKAILRSFCNLTLLEELNAHGWGMCGKIPDDFEKLSSLETLSLGHNNIFSLPASMIGLSYLKKLLLSDCRELIFLPPLPSSLEELNLANCIAVQYMHDISNLKLLEELNLTNCEKVVDIPGLEHLKSLRRLYMNGCIGCSHAVKRRFTKVLLKKLEILIMPGSRVPDWFTAEPVVFSKQRNRELKGIICSGVLSFNNIPENQREGLQLEDVQGKIFNLTDKVFSTTFRLLGVPRTNKDHIFLRRFGVNSSLVFQLQDKYTLHLKKRDPPLIERLELKNCRILLVFEGDDDYVGDEGSLDESQYSVSQKLAKFFNFAANDPCV; this is translated from the exons ATGATGCCGGAAAGTGACATCACTCTATCCTCTTTCAGGCTTCGTTGGGACGTGTTCCTGAGCTTCAGGGGCACCGACACGCGGGACACTTTCACCATGAGCCTCTACCACGCTCTCCACCGCCGCGGCCTCCGCGTCTTCCGCGACGACGACGGGCTGGAGCGCGGCGACGAGATCCAGAAGAAGCTTCTGGAAGCCATTGAAGACTCCGCCGCCGCCGTCGTCGTTCTCTCTCCCGATTACGCGTCTTCCCATTGGTGCCTCGACGAACTTGCCAAGATTTGCAAGTGTGGGAGGCTGATCCTTCCGGTTTTCTACTGGGTCGACCCTTCCCATGTCAGAAAGCAAAAGGGTCCCTTTGAGGATTCTTTCGGGTCCCATGCAAACAAGTTTCCTGAAGAGAGTGTTCAGCAGTGGAGGGATGCCATGAAAAAAGTGGGTGGAATCGCTGGTTATGTTTTGGATGAGAAATG tgatagTGAAAAGAGTGATAAGCTCATTCAGCATTTGGTGCAAATACTTTTGAAGCAGATGAGGAATACACCATTGAATGTGGCTCCTTACACAGTTGGGCTGGACGATAGAGTTGAAGAGTTGAAAAAGCTGTTAGATGTGAAATCCAACGATGTAAGGGTTTTGGGGTTGTATGGAATGGGAGGGGTTGGTAAGACAACCCTAGCCAAGAGCCTCTTCAACAGCCTTGTTGTTCACAATTTTGAGCGACGCAGTTTCATTACAAATATTAGATCACAAGTCTCCAAACATGATGGTTTGGTTTCTCttcaaaacacaattcatggtgaTCTTTCTGGTGGGAAAAAGGATCCAATCAACGATGTCAATGATGGTATTTCTGCTATCAAAAGAATAGTACAAGAGAATCGAGTTTTGTTGATCTTAGATGATGTTGATGAAGTAGAGCAGCTTAAATTTTTGATGGGTGAGAGGGAATGGTTTTACAAAGGAAGCCGTGTTGTAATAACCACAAGGGATAGAGAAGTTTTAACTAAGGCTAAGAGTTATGTTGATAAACATTATGAGGTGAAGGAATTGGAATTCTCTCCATCAATGGAATTGTTTTGTTACCATGCAATGAGAAGAAAGGAACCTGCAGAGGGTTTTTTGGACCTTGCAAAGCAAATTGTGGAGAAGACGGGAGGGTTGCCCTTGGCTTTGGAAGTTTTTGGCTCTTTTCTGTTTGACAAGAGGACGATGAGGGAATGGAAAGATGCTGTGGAGAAGATGAAACAGATTAGTCCTTCTGGTATTCATGATGTGCTGAAAATCAGTTTTGATGCGTTGGATGAACAAGAGAAATGTATATTCCTTGACATTGCTTGTTTGTTTGTGCAAATGGAAATGAAGAGGGAGGATGTGGTTGATATATTGAATGGGTGTAATTTTAGAGGAGATATAGCACTGACTGTACTCACTGCAAGATGTCTAATTAAAATCACTGGTGATGGTAAACTGTGGATGCATGATCAAGTTAGAGACATGGGAAGGCAAATTGTGCATAGTGAAAACCTTGCAGACCCTGGTCTACGTAGCAGGCTCTGGGATCGTGATGAAATCTTGATTGTCTTAAAGAGTATGAAG GGAACAAGAAATGTTCAAGGGATAGTCGTAGATTGTGTTAAGAGAAGAATGTCCACTCCTAGAGATCGCTCTGCTGATGAAATTACTTGGGAAAATTTTCGACGTAAGCCTAGTTGTAAATTGGCATTAGAATATATTAAAGAGAAGTATAAAAAGTATGTGCGGGATAGAGAAGAGAAAGCAAAAGAGGTTGTACTTCAGGCTAAGAACTTTGAATCAATGGTTTCCTTAAGATtgcttcaaattaattattcgaGATTGGAAGGACAATTCAGATGCCTTCCCGCAGGACTGAAATGGCTACAATGGAAACAATGTCCATTAAGGTATATGCCTTCTAGCTATAGTCCTTTGGAACTTGCTGTCATGGATCTCTCGGAAAGTAACATTGAAACTCTGTGGGGCAGAAGCAATAACAAG GTGGCTGAGCACTTGATGGTTTTAAACCTCTCCAATTGCCACCGTTTGACAGCAACTCCTGATTTAACTGGGTATctctctcttaaaaaaattgttttggaaGAATGCTCTCATTTAATTAGGATTCATGAATCACTTGGAAATCTAAGTTCCTTAGTTCACTTAAACTTGCGTTTCTGCTATAACCTTGTCGAACTACCTAGTGATGTCTCTGGGATGAAACATCTCGAGGACCTTATTCTTTCCGACTGCTGGAAATTGAAAGCATTACCAAAAGACTTAAGTTGCATGATTTGTTTAAGACAACTTCTTATTGATAACACTGCTGTAACTGAGCTTCCTGAGTCCATCTTCCACCTCACAAAACTTGAAAATCTGAGTGCAAATGGATGCAACTCTCTGAAGAGGTTACCTACCTGCATTGGGAAACTCTGCTCCCTGCAAGAATTGTCACTCAATCATACAGCATTAGAGGAATTGCCATATTCTGTTGGTTCTTTGGAAAAACTAGAGAAGCTTAGTTTGGTGGGGTGCAAGTCACTGTCAGTGATTCCTAACTCTATTGGGAACCTAATTTCATTGGCTCAATTATTTTTTGACATAAGTGGAATTAAAGAATTGCCTGCTTCTATTGGTTCTTTATCATATTTAAGGAAACTGTCTGTGGGAGGCTGCACTTCTCTTGACAAATTGCCTGTGTCAATAGAAGCATTAGTTTCTATTGTTGAACTTCAGTTAGATGGGACAAAAATTACCACTTTGCCAGATCAAATTGGTGCCATGCAAATGTTAGAGAAGCTTGAGATGAAAAATTGTGAGAATCTGAGGTTTCTACCAGTATCATTTGGCTGTCTGTCAGCTCTTACCAGTTTGGACTTGCATGAGACAAATATTACTGAATTGCCAGAATCAATAGGAATGTTGGAAAATCTTATTCGGTTGAGGTTAGACATGTGCAAACAGCTCCAAAGGCTTCCAGATTCCTttggaaatttgaaatctttgcAATGGTTACAGATGAAGGAAACAACACTTACTCATCTACCTGATAGCTTTGGGATGCTCACAAGCCTGGTAAAACTAGACATGGAAAGAAGGCTCTATCTTAATGGGGCTACTGGGGCCATAATTCCTAACAAACAAGAACCTAATTCAAAGGCAATATTAAGATCTTTTTGCAACCTAACCTTGCTGGAAGAGTTAAATGCTCATGGATGGGGAATGTGTGGAAAAATTCCAGATGACTTTGAAAAGCTATCATCACTAGAAACTTTAAGTTTAGGCCACAACAATATTTTCAGTCTTCCAGCCAGCATGATAGGACTATCCTATCTCAAAAAGCTTTTATTGTCAGATTGCAGGGAGCTCATTTTTCTGCCTCCTCTTCCATCTAGCCTTGAAGAACTTAATCTTGCGAACTGTATTGCAGTACAGTACATGCATGATATTTCAAACTTGAAGCTCTTAGAGGAGTTGAACCTTACAAATTGTGAAAAGGTGGTGGATATACCAGGCCTTGAACACTTGAAGTCCTTAAGGAGGTTGTACATGAATGGTTGCATTGGATGCTCCCATGCTGTCAAGAGAAGATTTACCAAG GTTCTACTTAAAAAATTGGAGATTTTGATTATGCCTGGAAGCAGAGTCCCGGACTGGTTTACAGCAGAACCAGTTGTCTTTTCCAAGCAAAGAAACCGTGAGCTTAAGGGTATTATTTGTTCTGGTGTTCTCTCTTTCAATAATATACCTGAAAACCAAAGAGAAGGACTGCAGTTAGAGGATGTTCAAGGAAAAATCTTCAATTTGACTGATAAAGTGTTTAGCACAACGTTTCGCCTTCTAGGAGTACCTAGGACAAATAAAGACCACATATTTTTGCGCAGATTTGGAGTTAATTCTTCGTTAGTTTTTCAGTTACAAGATAAATATACCTTACATTTGAAAAAGAGAGACCCTCCTCTTATTGAGAGGCTGGAGCTGAAGAACTGCAGAattcttttagtttttgaagGCGATGATGATTACGTGGGAGACGAAGGATCACTAGATGAAAGCCAATACTCTGTTTCACAAAAATTAGCCAAGTTCTTCAACTTTGCTGCAAATGACCCATGTGTGTGA